The Stygiolobus azoricus genome window below encodes:
- a CDS encoding hydantoinase/oxoprolinase family protein, with amino-acid sequence MTLAAVDIGGTFTDIIILEDDGSLRFYKGLTTPKEPEIGVRKGLQQLGVKKLSKLFHATTIATNALLGQLNLELPRTALVVTKGFRDIIEIGRQNRPELYNLYFTKPKPLVPRDSRYEVDERTTPDGKVIKEPNLKDLDELLKKSYEAVAISFLHSYKNPENEKKVKDYLSKFFKYVVASHEVSPEQREYERTSTTVINAMLMPIVSRYVEGLRSLAEEVYIMSSSGGLITLEETVRRPVQIIESGPSAGLIGAKVFAEKLGYKDVISFDMGGTTAKAGAIVNGEVEITSEYEVGGRTHHGRIIKGSGYPVRFPFVDLAEVSAGGGTIIWVDEGGALRVGPISAGADPGPVCYGRGGVYPTLTDAMAVEGKIGDLLSGEMRLDIKSAEAALSKLGDPIDIAEEAIKLASVEMARAIRLVTVERGLDPENFTLFAFGGAGPQFALELADEMGIREVIVPPHPGLFSALSLLTADLRFEARKAFPEDVDKAFEELESNIHDVDYFIRYIDARYKGQGWELTVRVEKGQDYRKAFEEKYLSTYGYTLPYPIEVVLVRVFGVKRLIDLKLTEQTSGEVKVSKRKVYLGDWTEVEVYKRETLPKGFKAKGPAIIEEYSSTTVVKDGWEFEVSKFGSIILRRV; translated from the coding sequence ATGACTTTAGCAGCTGTTGATATCGGAGGAACATTTACTGACATAATCATCCTAGAAGACGACGGTAGTTTGAGATTTTATAAGGGGTTGACAACACCAAAAGAACCAGAAATAGGTGTCAGAAAAGGGCTACAACAACTCGGAGTCAAGAAATTGTCTAAACTCTTCCACGCAACAACTATCGCAACTAACGCACTTTTAGGACAACTTAACTTAGAGTTACCGCGTACAGCCCTAGTCGTAACTAAGGGTTTCAGAGATATCATAGAAATCGGTAGACAAAACAGACCAGAACTCTATAATCTCTACTTTACCAAACCTAAACCTCTAGTTCCAAGGGACTCAAGATATGAAGTCGACGAGAGGACAACTCCAGACGGTAAAGTCATAAAGGAACCTAACTTAAAAGATTTGGACGAACTGCTCAAGAAAAGTTACGAGGCAGTAGCTATTTCCTTCCTCCATTCTTATAAGAATCCCGAAAATGAAAAGAAGGTTAAAGACTACTTGTCTAAGTTCTTTAAATACGTTGTAGCCTCCCATGAAGTGTCACCTGAACAAAGGGAGTACGAAAGGACTTCTACGACAGTGATCAATGCAATGCTTATGCCTATAGTGTCGAGATATGTTGAAGGACTACGAAGTCTTGCCGAAGAGGTGTACATAATGTCTAGTTCTGGAGGACTGATAACCTTAGAGGAAACGGTAAGGAGACCAGTACAGATAATAGAAAGCGGTCCCTCAGCTGGACTAATAGGTGCTAAAGTATTCGCGGAGAAATTGGGATATAAAGACGTAATAAGTTTCGACATGGGCGGTACTACGGCTAAAGCAGGGGCAATAGTTAACGGCGAAGTAGAGATTACTTCTGAATACGAAGTTGGGGGGAGGACACACCACGGGAGGATTATAAAAGGTTCTGGCTATCCAGTGAGATTTCCATTTGTAGATCTTGCCGAAGTCTCTGCAGGTGGAGGTACGATAATATGGGTTGATGAAGGAGGTGCACTTAGAGTTGGTCCAATAAGCGCTGGTGCAGATCCGGGTCCAGTGTGTTACGGTAGGGGAGGCGTTTACCCCACATTGACAGATGCTATGGCTGTTGAGGGTAAAATAGGGGACTTACTCTCAGGTGAAATGAGGTTAGACATTAAATCTGCCGAAGCTGCATTATCAAAGTTAGGTGACCCAATAGACATTGCAGAGGAAGCCATAAAACTCGCAAGCGTTGAAATGGCTAGGGCAATCAGACTCGTTACTGTAGAGAGGGGATTAGACCCTGAGAACTTTACGTTATTTGCGTTTGGAGGAGCTGGTCCCCAATTCGCTCTTGAACTTGCTGATGAAATGGGAATTAGAGAAGTAATTGTCCCACCCCATCCTGGGTTATTCAGCGCACTATCTTTACTAACTGCTGATCTGCGATTTGAGGCTAGAAAAGCATTTCCTGAGGACGTTGATAAGGCATTTGAAGAACTTGAGAGTAATATCCACGACGTTGATTACTTCATAAGGTATATTGACGCTAGGTACAAAGGACAAGGTTGGGAGCTAACTGTAAGGGTAGAAAAAGGACAAGACTATCGTAAAGCTTTCGAAGAGAAATACCTCTCGACATACGGTTATACTTTACCGTATCCGATAGAAGTCGTCCTAGTTAGGGTTTTCGGTGTCAAAAGACTTATCGACCTTAAGCTCACAGAGCAAACTAGTGGTGAAGTAAAAGTAAGTAAAAGGAAAGTGTATTTAGGAGACTGGACTGAGGTTGAAGTATATAAGAGGGAAACCTTACCCAAGGGGTTTAAGGCAAAGGGACCGGCAATAATAGAGGAGTATAGTTCTACTACAGTGGTAAAGGATGGGTGGGAATTCGAAGTTAGTAAGTTTGGGTCTATTATACTCAGGAGGGTCTGA
- a CDS encoding hydantoinase B/oxoprolinase family protein produces MKWEVIDKATTFIAEEMGVLLKRAALSPNIRERMDHSCAIVDKEGRIVAQAEHIPVHLGSFKVAVKNVLPYVNSETVIFNDPYISGTHLNDVGIITPVFYRGDLVAYVVNKAHHVDVGGPSPGSINPNASTLYEEGVVIPPMPLNDEVLKIIKENFKTPEISLGDIKAQVSANNMGVKRLKELFDKYGLENVLNAWEKSIEHTKSLLPRWKEGIYEAEDYIEWKDSLLKIKLSLIVKEDKVIADFSGTHPQINGPLNAVIGVTYSSVSFAIRSAINKEIPTNEGFYSFIEVKAEEGSLVNPRKPAAVGGGNVETSQRIADVTFLALSKFLPIPAAGSGTMMNVMMGGIHDGKYWAYYETIGGGSGARPNSDGVSAVHVNMTNTMNTPIEVAESSYPILFTSYKIREGNGGKGKYKGGDGIIRSFIALDKIKLSILADRFKIGPWGLYGGENGKPGAVTIRRENGKIEVMPSKFSTELEAGDEVIIETPGGGGYGKPEGLTIVLSLNAF; encoded by the coding sequence ATGAAGTGGGAAGTAATTGATAAGGCTACTACTTTCATAGCGGAAGAAATGGGCGTCCTCCTCAAAAGAGCTGCCCTCTCTCCGAACATTAGGGAGAGAATGGATCATAGCTGTGCAATAGTGGATAAGGAGGGTAGAATAGTAGCCCAAGCCGAACACATTCCAGTTCATTTGGGCTCATTTAAAGTTGCAGTGAAAAACGTACTCCCTTATGTTAACTCGGAGACTGTTATATTTAACGATCCTTATATTTCAGGCACACATTTAAACGACGTAGGGATAATAACGCCAGTGTTTTATAGAGGCGATTTAGTCGCATACGTAGTTAATAAGGCTCACCATGTTGATGTAGGAGGCCCATCTCCGGGGAGTATTAATCCTAATGCGTCTACCTTATATGAAGAAGGAGTAGTTATCCCTCCCATGCCGCTTAATGACGAGGTCTTGAAGATAATAAAAGAGAACTTTAAGACTCCAGAGATATCCTTGGGAGATATAAAGGCTCAAGTTTCTGCAAACAACATGGGAGTAAAAAGACTGAAGGAGCTCTTTGATAAGTATGGTTTAGAGAACGTCCTTAACGCATGGGAGAAGAGTATTGAACACACTAAATCGTTGTTACCGAGGTGGAAGGAAGGAATATATGAGGCTGAAGATTACATAGAGTGGAAGGACTCCTTACTCAAAATTAAGCTCTCATTAATCGTAAAGGAGGACAAGGTGATTGCAGACTTCTCAGGGACACACCCACAAATAAATGGACCTCTTAACGCAGTGATTGGAGTGACTTATTCTTCTGTGTCATTTGCAATAAGGTCTGCAATAAATAAGGAAATACCTACTAACGAAGGTTTTTACTCGTTTATAGAAGTGAAGGCCGAGGAGGGTTCTTTAGTAAACCCAAGAAAACCCGCTGCTGTGGGTGGTGGTAACGTGGAAACATCACAAAGGATAGCAGATGTTACATTCTTAGCCTTGTCAAAATTTTTACCAATTCCAGCTGCGGGATCAGGAACTATGATGAACGTGATGATGGGAGGCATTCATGATGGCAAATATTGGGCCTATTATGAAACAATAGGTGGTGGTAGTGGGGCGAGACCTAATTCCGACGGTGTCTCGGCCGTTCATGTCAATATGACGAACACTATGAATACCCCTATTGAGGTTGCGGAGTCTTCCTACCCTATCCTCTTTACTTCATATAAGATTAGAGAAGGTAACGGAGGAAAGGGAAAGTATAAGGGAGGAGATGGGATTATAAGAAGTTTTATAGCCCTCGATAAAATTAAGTTGTCTATCCTAGCTGATAGATTTAAGATAGGCCCTTGGGGGTTATATGGAGGAGAGAATGGAAAGCCTGGGGCAGTAACCATAAGGAGAGAGAATGGAAAAATAGAAGTTATGCCAAGTAAATTTTCTACGGAGCTTGAAGCAGGGGATGAGGTTATAATAGAGACTCCTGGTGGAGGGGGATACGGGAAACCTGAAGGATTAACAATAGTATTATCTCTAAATGCTTTTTAA
- a CDS encoding amidohydrolase family protein — MYIVKNAKLLDGRKVSIGIENGIITCVGECRGEELVDAGGKLVIPPYFNMHFHLDSVFLPVQNISGTLWEGIRIWKEIKGKLTEDDVIKRATTAVKLMVAYGTLWIRSHADITEKEFKILRALLKVREELKKIADIQITAFPQDGIYTDKGNDELLYKAVELGADNVGLIPHNEITREDGVNSIDLAFNIAKEFNKDVDGHIDETDDPNSRYLEVVAKKTIENNWFNRVTAGHVTAMHSWDKAYRYRILPIVSKAGITVIPNPLVNAVLQGRLDEYPKRRGMAPIRELLDHGVNVALGHDCIMDPWYPLGSGNMLQVLFMAIHLDQLTGFDELRNSINLITYNAARAWRTEYGIEEGKKANLLVTNAEDEIDLIRFMEPPRYVIREGEVIAKDGRYVLINGRWEEVKRKP, encoded by the coding sequence ATGTATATCGTTAAAAATGCTAAACTTCTTGACGGTAGAAAAGTTAGCATAGGAATTGAGAACGGGATAATCACATGTGTAGGGGAATGTAGAGGAGAAGAACTCGTTGACGCTGGAGGTAAGCTAGTTATACCTCCTTACTTTAACATGCACTTCCACCTTGACAGTGTTTTCCTTCCAGTACAAAACATTAGCGGCACTCTTTGGGAGGGTATAAGGATATGGAAAGAAATTAAAGGAAAACTAACTGAAGACGATGTGATAAAGAGAGCTACGACAGCTGTGAAACTCATGGTAGCTTACGGGACTTTATGGATCAGAAGTCATGCAGACATAACGGAAAAGGAGTTTAAAATATTAAGAGCTCTATTGAAAGTAAGAGAGGAACTAAAGAAAATAGCGGACATTCAAATAACTGCTTTTCCCCAAGACGGGATATATACAGACAAGGGTAACGATGAACTGCTTTACAAAGCTGTAGAACTAGGTGCGGATAACGTAGGTTTGATCCCTCACAATGAAATAACACGAGAGGATGGAGTAAATTCAATAGATCTAGCCTTTAACATAGCTAAAGAGTTTAACAAAGATGTGGACGGTCACATTGACGAAACTGACGACCCCAACTCAAGGTATTTAGAGGTTGTGGCTAAAAAGACAATAGAGAACAATTGGTTTAACAGAGTCACTGCAGGACACGTCACAGCAATGCATAGTTGGGATAAGGCATATAGATATAGGATTTTACCCATTGTTTCAAAGGCTGGAATTACAGTAATACCGAACCCCCTTGTAAATGCTGTACTTCAGGGGAGGTTAGATGAATATCCTAAGAGAAGAGGAATGGCACCTATTAGGGAACTGCTTGATCACGGAGTGAACGTAGCTTTGGGGCATGACTGTATTATGGATCCTTGGTATCCTTTAGGAAGCGGTAATATGTTACAAGTACTGTTTATGGCAATTCATTTAGATCAACTTACAGGTTTTGACGAGTTGAGAAATTCGATAAATCTGATAACTTATAACGCAGCTAGAGCTTGGAGAACGGAATATGGTATAGAAGAAGGCAAAAAGGCGAATTTATTAGTCACTAATGCTGAAGACGAAATTGACCTCATAAGGTTCATGGAACCTCCGAGATACGTAATAAGGGAAGGAGAAGTCATAGCGAAAGATGGTAGGTACGTCCTTATAAACGGAAGATGGGAAGAAGTTAAAAGGAAACCGTGA
- a CDS encoding dCTP deaminase, translated as MILPHQDIRELLGKVIINYSEQNVRENGYDLRICGDKYYEVLGNAELPEKKSEVMSFHFNEVARLKPLKTYLFETCEEFRMPDNLAALLTLRSTMARNGFQAPPTVIDAGYQGKITVAITSFYESSLRKGMATHHVIFMELKKPTEKTYRGQYQFGKII; from the coding sequence ATGATCCTCCCTCATCAAGATATAAGGGAGTTATTAGGAAAAGTAATCATAAACTATTCAGAGCAAAACGTTAGGGAAAATGGTTACGATCTGAGAATTTGTGGAGATAAATACTACGAAGTGCTAGGTAATGCAGAGTTACCAGAAAAGAAAAGCGAGGTAATGTCATTTCACTTTAATGAAGTTGCTAGATTGAAACCGTTAAAAACGTATCTTTTTGAGACGTGTGAGGAATTCAGAATGCCGGATAACTTAGCTGCATTGCTTACACTGAGGAGCACCATGGCTAGAAACGGTTTTCAAGCCCCACCTACAGTAATAGACGCTGGTTATCAAGGAAAAATCACAGTTGCAATAACTAGCTTTTACGAGTCCTCTCTAAGAAAGGGCATGGCCACACATCACGTGATTTTCATGGAGCTAAAAAAACCTACAGAGAAGACTTATCGCGGGCAATACCAGTTTGGAAAAATAATCTGA
- a CDS encoding LOG family protein: MQLGIAAHSSIPSKEAEEKVKRFIDSLTCKPRILLGGYWGLMKIIADEAISRGLQVVIFLPVEREDVKIPSEVIRVNTGCEYRCRSVMLVRSSDVLVSLGGGVGTLIEIAMAYAMGKPTFVLVDANMPTDELRKAYPRYFDDRAVVDIKYFSDPEKIAKVICSEEFTTVKTDFG, translated from the coding sequence ATGCAATTAGGAATTGCAGCCCACAGTTCAATACCTTCTAAAGAAGCTGAAGAGAAAGTGAAAAGGTTTATAGATTCGTTAACCTGTAAACCCAGAATATTGCTGGGCGGTTATTGGGGACTTATGAAGATAATTGCTGATGAGGCAATTTCAAGAGGTTTACAAGTTGTAATTTTTCTACCCGTGGAAAGGGAAGACGTAAAAATACCATCAGAAGTGATTAGAGTAAATACTGGGTGTGAATACAGATGCAGGTCGGTTATGCTAGTACGTTCATCAGATGTCCTAGTATCGTTAGGCGGAGGAGTAGGTACGCTAATAGAGATTGCGATGGCTTACGCTATGGGAAAACCCACATTCGTTCTGGTAGACGCAAATATGCCTACGGACGAACTACGGAAGGCTTATCCACGTTATTTCGACGATAGGGCAGTAGTTGATATAAAGTACTTTTCGGATCCTGAAAAGATAGCTAAAGTTATCTGTTCTGAAGAGTTTACAACTGTGAAAACCGACTTCGGTTAA